The following is a genomic window from Rhododendron vialii isolate Sample 1 chromosome 9a, ASM3025357v1.
TTCTTGAAAGGATCCTACGAATTATTGTAGACAAGTAAAAGAGAAGACAATCACCATTTTAGGAGGcacaaaaggaaaaggaacagaggaaaaaaaaacagcaggAAACTGAAATAagaataaagaataaaaccacaTAGATCAGAGATGAAATCCAGTACAGCAAAGCTATGGAACAAGCCATCTTGAGTACTCGCAGGCACAAATATTGAAGTTTGTGTCAGATTAGGGTAAATCTGATGAATAGCAGATCAAAGGAACACTAATTTTGCAGGTGGTTAAGAAAATCTTGATTCAGTactgttagaatagttagattagcaccgAGGAAGAGATAATGCTCCATACataaatgagaaattaacaTGAAGTCGATGCGTTCAAACCAAAATTAGGGTTTCAAGAGTCCAAATGAACAGATCAAAGCATCTCACACCAGCAAATagtaataaaaattcaaaaccaaatacgaaaaaataaaagtaagaattgaaaatttttacaTTAGTAGCCGTCGGCATGGTATCTTCTTTCATGTCATCCATCTGTACAAActgatccagagagagagaggccaggTGTTTGGTTGCGTTCCCGATGGTATCTCCGGTGGCATTGCGGCAATCGCAAACAGTCTCCATTCCGATCTGCGTGAGGGAGAGAGGCTTTAGGAGGCACAGAAGAAAAAGgaacagaggaaaaaaaaacagcaggaaaatgaaataagaaaaaagaataaaaccacAGAGATCAGAGATGAAATCCAGTACAGCAAAGCTATGAAACAAGCTTTGCTTTTCCTGGGTGAGTACCCCCAGGCGCAAATGTTGAAGTTTGTGTCAGATTAGGGTGAATCTGATTAATTTTGCATTTGAGGTTAAGAAAATCTAGATTCAGCAAAAGTTAGTTATTACTGTTAGAATAGTTAGGCCTTGTTCCAATAATCTTTTACgagaataagttttttttttttttttcaatccataGAAGAGAGatttttacatcagatatgaagtacaGCATACAAATTCgaaacactacatcaattgtgagagtccacgaaACAATCAAGCCTAACAaataactcaaccaatacaagaaataagcccattataaggtagaaacaaagaaaaaaatgaaaagccctCTAGGGAAAAACACCCACACGCAGGTAGGGAGATTCGAAATCATGACGtcttagtgagatgcaagaattTTGGTCAACTGAGCTAGTCCCAGTTGGTTTAGGAGAATAAATTGATTTTGtcgttatttgaatttttttcgcatttgttagttttgcgctaattttttgtgacttattgattcgtatcGACGTGAGAAATccgaaaaatataaaaaatttacttttgcaaaaaaaacccaaattatttgacttttttttttctttctaaaaagcagttgtttcttaaaatattttggtgaaggtaatttatttttactttcctGTTCGTCTTATATCAAAAAAGTTttgcgcaaaactaaaaaaaatgatttttttttaataagaacaaaaagtactaaaagttaTAAAGAACGGCCCTTAGATTAGGGCATAGGAAGATATGATGCTCAATACATGAATGAGAAATTAACATGAAGTCGATTCGTCCAAAccaaaattagggtttctagagACCAAATGAACAAAGCATCTCACATGTACACAAGCAAAAAGTTTAATCTCTTAATAGcaataaaatattcaaaaccaaatacaaaaaaataaaagtaagaaTGGAAAAAATTTACATTAGGAGCCGTCGGCATGGTATCTTCCTTCTTATCTTCAGCTTCATTGTGAGTTTCACAACCTTGATCATCAGGCAACATTCCAGTGTCGCATTCCACTTCGATTTTTCCAGATTCATCCATCTGTACAAActgatccagagagagagaggccatgTGTTTGGTTGTGTTCCCGATGGTATCTCTGGTGGCGGTGCGGCAATCGCTAACAGTCTCCATTCCGATCTGCGtcacagagggagagagaggctttAGAAGTTAAGATAAGGGATGGAGTTATTTGAgtaagttcattatttttaaatttaaaaattgtgaaTTGTGAATAAGTATATAATTTGTAAGAATCCTTAGCGAAACAGGAGTACAACCTTTAGAAGTTCAGAATTAGGGTTTGAGATTATACGCACAATCGCATATATAGGTATCGGGAGTGTCACAATTTTAACACAAATTGTGACAATTCATCTTAGCCATTAAAATCAATGACTGAGATTAAAACTTAACATATCTCCCAAAACATTACCACACAACCCTAACCATAGCCCCCAGCAGATTAGTTCATCTCATTCTTTTTGCAATCGTACGGTAAAATTGGTTGTCGTTGAATTA
Proteins encoded in this region:
- the LOC131302010 gene encoding uncharacterized protein LOC131302010 isoform X1, with protein sequence METVSDCRTATRDTIGNTTKHMASLSLDQFVQMDESGKIEVECDTGMLPDDQGCETHNEAEDKKEDTMPTAPNIGMETVCDCRNATGDTIGNATKHLASLSLDQFVQMDDMKEDTMPTATNDPFKNITVYPPGVDVPPHVFDFVEEIRRPSPREMMFHYTFLQKMKKEREDRIMTTMGRGCRTCTNGRPLGFSQPYMMLMNVLPVNPMPPRLAPGTE